The nucleotide sequence GGTTGTTCCTTATGCTAATAATAATTAGTCAATTCATTTATCTCATCAAATTTAACCAAGCTTAAAAAAGTGACTATTTTAGTTAACAATATTTAATGTTGACCTGTTGCTTGTTATTGATAAGTATTTTTATCGGAAGGCATGGTTATTAAAATAATAAGTTTCGGTAAATCCTCCTACTGCCGAATGTTGAGGGAATGAAAATATGTCAACGCAAACAGCTGTATCTAAGGCAGTACGTCTTAGTTTGTTTGCTTTAGTTTCATCATCTGTGGCCAATATCGCCCAGGCTGAAACTGAGCAAAATGAAAATAATCTTGAACGCATTGAAGTCACTGGTTCACGCATTCAACGTACTGATATGGAAACCTCATCACCTGTGACCGTGATCAGCAAGGCTGAAATTGATGCTTCAGGTGTGGCGACTGTGTCTGATTTTGTACGTAATTTATCACAGAACAGTTTTGGTTCATTTCGTGATGCGTCAGGATTTGGTGCCGGTCAATCATCGCAATCAACTGTGAGTATGCGTGGTCTTGGCCCGCAGCGTACCTTGCTGTTGATTGATGGTCGCCGCATGGGGTCATCGGTGGCATTTGGCGGTGGTACTCAAAATCTTAACGTTGTGCCTATGGCTGCGGTGGAACGCATTGAAGTACTGCGTGATGGTGCTTCTGCGGTTTATGGCTCTGATGCTGTAGCAGGCGTAATTAACATTATCACCAAAAAAGAATACCAAGGCGTGGAAGTGGATGCTGAACAAGGCATTACTGAGCACGGCGGTGCGGAAAACAGTAACCTACGTATGACCTTTGGTGTGTCAGGTGACAAAACCAATATGGTCGCTTCAGTAGAATACTTTAATCGCTCTCCCTTGTATGACAGAGACAGAGATTTTAGTAGTCACTTAGATAGTTCTTGGGGCTGGCCTGGCACAGGTTCTTACACTGATGGTAGTAAGCCGAAAGTTGATAAGGAAGGAAAACCAGTACTTGATGCAAATGGTAAGCCTGTGTATGAAACGGTTTCCTTTGCTGATGCGCGCTGTGATGGCTCAGAAAATTCAAGCTTAATCACAGATAATAAAGGCAATAAAATTTGCGCATACAACGCCGCGCAAGACTCTGCCACTATGGCTGCGCAAGAACGTTTCTCGACTTTCTTTAAAGTGGATCATGAGCTCACCGCTGACATCAACTGGACTAACCGTCTGATGATGACTCGGGTGTGGACTGAAGGTCAGTATGCCGGCGCGCCAAACAGTAATAACCCAGTACTTAAACATACGAGTGAAAACTCAGACATCTATCTGGCAACGGTTGATAAATATGGCAGCCAATGGTTAAAGGATGAAGTGGCTGCTGGTCGCTATGTTGATATCGCGCTTAAAATGCGAACCACGCCGCTTGGGCCAAGGATCACTAAGGTTCAAGACTCAGATATTAACTTCTTAACCGCACTCGATGGTTATTCAGATGTGTTAGGCGGCATGACTTGGGGTTTGGGCGCGCAGTGGATCCGATCCGATGTAAGTTCTGTGCAATCAGGCGCGGCTAACGCCACTGTTATTCAAGAGTTATTAGATAACGGTAAGCTTGATTACTTTGCCGCGGGTAGCGGTTATGTTGAAGGTCATAATGAAGAGGCGATTCAGGCCGCAGGCCATACCGCGTTATTTAACGGCCGGGTGCAAACCTATGGTGTCGATGGCGGCTTTAGCATAGATCTGTTTGATATTCCCAATGGCACCATTCCATTAGCCTTAGGCTTTGAGTGGAACCGTACCGAATATGAAAAAATTTATGACTTAGCATCTAACCAAGGCAATATTGTCGGCAGCTCAGGTGGCGACATTATCACAGGTAAGAGTCGTGAAGTATGGTCATTATCGGCAGAAACCATTATTCCGGTATTGGATAATTTAGACGTGGAATTGTCGGCTCGTTTTGATGACTACAGCGATTTTGGTAGTACTTTCAATCCGAAAGCTGGTATTAGCTATCGCCCATTTGACTCGTTATTACTGCGCGCCTCTTATGGCACAGGCTTTAGAGCGCCAACCTTTGATGATTTGTACACAGGTCAGTCGGAAACCTTCCTATGGGCTTCAGATTGGGCATCATGCGCAGGCTCTTCAACCTGTGATAAGAAGCAATACAAGGCATTTTATCAGGGCAACGAAGACTTAGAGCCTGAAGAGTCAACCTCTTTGTCTATGGGAATGGTGTGGAATATCACTGATGAGTTAGATGTTGAACTCTCTTATTATGATATCCAAATAGATAATGTTATCAGCACCTTGTCATCACAAGATGTATTTAACTTAGAGCGCGATGGCTATGATGTTTCAGGAATGCTGTTCCGCGAGAATAATGGCGACGTTAACCATCTCTTATTGCAAAAACTGAATTTGGGTGAGTTAAAAACCCGCGGCATTGATTTCAACGTCCGTTACTTATTGCCAACCCAAGTGGGTGACTTTAACTTTGGCGCTGAGACCAATTATGTCTTGAGCTGGGAAGCTAAGGATGGCCCAAATTCGCCAATGGAAGATATCGTGGGTGAAACAGATCAACCGCAATTTAGGATAAATCTTAGCTCTACCTGGTCACATAATGAGTGGGAAGCATCTTTGTTTGCCCGTTATACCGCAGAGCAAGAAGATGCTGAATATGGCAAGACGGACGGTCAATGGATAGTCGATACGCAAGTAGGTTACTATTTACCATGGAATGCTAAAGTCAATCTTGGTATTCGTAATTTACTTGATGAAGAGCCGCCATTTAATTATGAAGTTGGTTTCCCTTATTACAGCACTAGCTTATATGACCCCATAGGGCGTGAATATTATCTGCGTTACAACCAGAAGTTTTAATATTCATATCATGTAAAGTAAGCGTATAAAAAAAGACCAGTCAATAGCTTAATGCCGATCAGTTAAGACAGATCGCTTGACGATCTCACTGAAAGGATCAAAATCCGATGACCCCATGTCATCGGATTTTTTTATGCAACTTTCAGAAGCTTTGGCGCGTACTCATATCAATCGCCATACCGAATTCACCTGTCTGGCCGATGTGCTTGAGCCAGATTTAATTCAGTCGTGCCTTGATTCACATGGTGTTGCCAGTTTACGGCGACGTAAGTTACCTATGGATGCCATGATTTGGGCGGTGATTGGTATGGCTCTGTTCAGAGGCGAGTCCGTCCGCTCTCTCATCAATAAGCTTGATATCGTCTTACCTCAAGAGGTGGATTACGTGGCTCGCAGCGCTGTCACGCAAGCGCGCAAGCGCCTGGGCTCTGACGTTGTTCAGGATGTGTTTAAGCGAAGCGCCAAGACTTGGCATGAGAGAGCAGAGCATCCTCATTGGTGTGGACTCAACCTCTACGGTGTCGATGGTGTCGTGTGGCGAACACCTGATAGTGAGCAAAACAACCAGGCCTTTGCCAAAACCGCCAATGCTGCTGGTGATGCTGCCTATCCTCAAATTCGTATGGTTTGCATGATGGAATTAAGCAGTCACTTGGTATTGAACAGCGCCTTTGATTCTGTTGCTGTCAGTGAAATGAATTTAGCCGCCGAACTGATATCCAGCATACCCAATAACAGCCTGACGCTGTTTGACAGAGGCTTCTATTCGTTGGGGCTTTTGCACGCCTGGCAACAGGCTCAACCTAACAGCCACTGGCTGCTGCCGTTGAAGAAAGGGACACAATATGAAGTGGTACGCTCTTTAGGAAAACACGACCAACTGGTGCAGTTAACCACCACACCTCAAGCCAGAAAGAAGTGGCCTATGCTGCCTGACAATATTGAAGCTCGCTTACTGACGAAGACGGTAAAAGGTAAGTTGGTTTCAATTTTGACCTCATTAACTGACCCCTTGCGTTATCCGGGGGCCGAGATAGTGGATTTATATGCCCATCGATGGGAGATAGAAGTGGGCTATCGGGAGATGAAGCAGCATCTGCTGGAGAGTCGCTTTACGTTACGCAGTCAATTGCCAGAGCTGGTTATCCAAGAATTGTGGGGGGTACTGTTGGCCTATAACCTCATCAGATACAAGATGGTGTTGATGGCTAAAAGCTTACCGTCGTTACATCCGAACCAATTGAGCTTTAGAGATGCGTCGAGTTATATCATTTTAAAACTGACTCAGCTGTCATCTCAAACGCGAGGGAATGTCCCGAGAGATGTCTTGGACATAGTGCGTAATGCGAGACAGTTCAAGCTTGATGGGAAACGGGATAGGGCCTATCCACGTGCGTTAAAAATGAGTAAAAACAAGTATCCCATTAAGCCTAAGAAAAATGCCGTTCACACTAAGTGAACGGCATTAAGTCAATAGCTGGTCTTAATTAGATGGTCCGCCTCACCCCTAAGCTAAGCTTAGGGTTAGGCAAACAAAGAGGCGAACCATCATGTCTACTATTAAAGTAATTGGGATCGATTTAGGCAAATCTTCTTTTCATCTTGTTGCTCATGACTATAGCGGTCGAGAGCAATTTCGAAAGCATTTATCTCGCGCAAAACTTATTGAGTTTTTAGCTCAAACACCCGCAACAATCATAGCCATGGAGTCATGTGGTGGCTCACATTGGCTCGCTCGAAAGTGCCAGTCTTTTGGGCACGAAGTTAAACTCATTCCTCCGCAGTACGTTAAACCTTACGTTAAAACTAATAAAAATGATTACATCGATGCTGATGCAATAGCGGAAGCATCAACACGCCCATCGATGCGCTTTGTTGGTGTTAAAACTGAAACTGCTCAGGTTATCTCAGTGATCCAACGTATTCGTTCTAGTTACGTAAAAGAGCGTACCGCGTGCATGTCCCGTATTGGAGCTATCTTGCTTGAATTTGGTATGAGCTTCCCTAAAGGGCATAGCAAGATGAAGAGCCTATTTCAATGGCTTGCTTATAGTAAAGAATCTATTCCTCAGATGTTAATGCAGGAGTTGATTGAGCATCACGAATACTATTTACAGCTTAATGAGCGTATTGCAGGTCAAGATAACAAGCTGAAACAGCTTGTCGAGCAAAATGAAGATGCTCAACTGCTTAAATCTATCCCAGGTGTGGGAAATTTAACCGCGAGTCAGTGTTTAGCGGATATCTCCGATGTGGGTCACTTTAAAAATGGACGACAGTTAGCCGCCTGGATAGGGCTTGTCCCACATCAATACTCAACTGGCGGCAAAACCACGCTTTTGGGGATAAGTAAGCGCGGCAACAAAGCGTTGAGGACGTTATTCATCCATGGTGCACGGTCGATTTTATCAAGGCCAGAGGTTGCAGTCGCTGTTTTTGGTGAATGGATTTTGGAGTTAAGAGCCAGAAAGCCATTTAACGTAGCGGTTGTCGCTTTGGCGAATAAGTTAGTGCGGATAGCGTGGTCAGTGTTATCGACCAAGCAAGCATTTGAAGTAAGAGTTTAAGCCGAGTTTGCAGATGATAAAAAAGATGGCAGAACGGTCAGACCACTAGATTGAAGACCTGACATAAAAAACAGCAACGCAGTATGCTTTGGGCTTTTTGAGGACAATCTAGCGCGGAACTCATCGTGGAGCGGGTGGTAGCACCTAATGAAGACTCCGAATACATTAGCGCAAACCAACCTCGTTATCGAAAATATCATTTGCAATAACGAGACGGACCATACATTTTTTATGCGTTAATGCGGCAAGTTAATGCCGCTGAATAACAAATGTTACTTAAGTGCGGGGTGAATTAATTGTAGCATATGTTGCGCAAGTGTAAATAATGTAAAATATGTTAAATCAATAAAAATATGTAACTGCTTGATTTTTAGTGTTTTGTGTTTTTAGTCTTACTTTTTTTGTTAATTAAAATTCGCCATGTAAAAAAACATGATAAATATCACAAAACATGATTGACTGCGCTCAAATTGTTTAACATTATTCACTCAGCAATTTAATTGTCATACACATAAATATAAAAACAAAGCAGCATTTGACTTGTTCTGGTCAAATATTGGAGGGATATATGGTAGCAATGAATTTAACGGCTAAAGCAGTACGCCGCTCATTATTAGTGTTAGCGTCAACGAGCACAGTGTTTACTGGCGTGAGTTATGCTGCAACTGCAACCGATGCTGAAAAAGTAGAACGCATTGAAGTGACTGGCTCTCGTATTCAACGTGCCGATATGGAAACCGCAAGTCCAGTCACAACCATTGATGCAGCAACGATTAAAGCTAGTGGTGCAACATCTATTGATGAAGTTTTACAAAAAATGACCGCCACTGGCGGAGCTATGACTAATCCTGGTGTTAATAATGGCTCTAACGGTAATGCTAGCATCAACCTCAGAGGCTTAGGTTCACAGCGAACCTTAGTGTTAGTCAATAGTCGCCGTATGGTTAACTCAGGTACAGGTGCTGCTTCAACAGTTGATTTGAATACCATTCCTGTCTCTATGATTAAACGCGTTGAAGTACTTAAAGATGGCGCATCAGCTATCTATGGTTCCGATGCCGTTGCCGGTGTCGTCAATATCATTTTGGTTGATGATTTTGAAGGTTTCGAAATGAACCTGCAAAACGGCATTTCAGGCCAAGGTGATGCCGAGGAAATGAGCTTTGATATTACGTTAGGCGCAAACTTTGACCGTGGAAATGTGGTCATGGGCATGCAATATATGGATCGCGGTAGTGCTTCTATGTCCGACCGTGGATTTTCTGAGTGTCCAATATTAGAGCGAAATGCTGCTGGCGGTGGTAGAGAAACCTTTTGTGGTGGTAGTGCTTATAGTGCTTATGGTCATATTTGGGGACCAGATGGACGCGATGAACTGCAAGGCGGTGCTGATGGCAGTTGGCATGAGTTTGCTGATGCCGACCGTTACAATTATTCAAGTACCAGTTACCTATATACCCCTATGCAGCGCTTAAATCTAACTGCTTTAGCTAACTATCAACTGACGGACGACACTAAGT is from Shewanella sp. SNU WT4 and encodes:
- a CDS encoding IS4 family transposase, producing the protein MQLSEALARTHINRHTEFTCLADVLEPDLIQSCLDSHGVASLRRRKLPMDAMIWAVIGMALFRGESVRSLINKLDIVLPQEVDYVARSAVTQARKRLGSDVVQDVFKRSAKTWHERAEHPHWCGLNLYGVDGVVWRTPDSEQNNQAFAKTANAAGDAAYPQIRMVCMMELSSHLVLNSAFDSVAVSEMNLAAELISSIPNNSLTLFDRGFYSLGLLHAWQQAQPNSHWLLPLKKGTQYEVVRSLGKHDQLVQLTTTPQARKKWPMLPDNIEARLLTKTVKGKLVSILTSLTDPLRYPGAEIVDLYAHRWEIEVGYREMKQHLLESRFTLRSQLPELVIQELWGVLLAYNLIRYKMVLMAKSLPSLHPNQLSFRDASSYIILKLTQLSSQTRGNVPRDVLDIVRNARQFKLDGKRDRAYPRALKMSKNKYPIKPKKNAVHTK
- a CDS encoding TonB-dependent receptor, producing MSTQTAVSKAVRLSLFALVSSSVANIAQAETEQNENNLERIEVTGSRIQRTDMETSSPVTVISKAEIDASGVATVSDFVRNLSQNSFGSFRDASGFGAGQSSQSTVSMRGLGPQRTLLLIDGRRMGSSVAFGGGTQNLNVVPMAAVERIEVLRDGASAVYGSDAVAGVINIITKKEYQGVEVDAEQGITEHGGAENSNLRMTFGVSGDKTNMVASVEYFNRSPLYDRDRDFSSHLDSSWGWPGTGSYTDGSKPKVDKEGKPVLDANGKPVYETVSFADARCDGSENSSLITDNKGNKICAYNAAQDSATMAAQERFSTFFKVDHELTADINWTNRLMMTRVWTEGQYAGAPNSNNPVLKHTSENSDIYLATVDKYGSQWLKDEVAAGRYVDIALKMRTTPLGPRITKVQDSDINFLTALDGYSDVLGGMTWGLGAQWIRSDVSSVQSGAANATVIQELLDNGKLDYFAAGSGYVEGHNEEAIQAAGHTALFNGRVQTYGVDGGFSIDLFDIPNGTIPLALGFEWNRTEYEKIYDLASNQGNIVGSSGGDIITGKSREVWSLSAETIIPVLDNLDVELSARFDDYSDFGSTFNPKAGISYRPFDSLLLRASYGTGFRAPTFDDLYTGQSETFLWASDWASCAGSSTCDKKQYKAFYQGNEDLEPEESTSLSMGMVWNITDELDVELSYYDIQIDNVISTLSSQDVFNLERDGYDVSGMLFRENNGDVNHLLLQKLNLGELKTRGIDFNVRYLLPTQVGDFNFGAETNYVLSWEAKDGPNSPMEDIVGETDQPQFRINLSSTWSHNEWEASLFARYTAEQEDAEYGKTDGQWIVDTQVGYYLPWNAKVNLGIRNLLDEEPPFNYEVGFPYYSTSLYDPIGREYYLRYNQKF
- a CDS encoding IS110 family transposase translates to MSTIKVIGIDLGKSSFHLVAHDYSGREQFRKHLSRAKLIEFLAQTPATIIAMESCGGSHWLARKCQSFGHEVKLIPPQYVKPYVKTNKNDYIDADAIAEASTRPSMRFVGVKTETAQVISVIQRIRSSYVKERTACMSRIGAILLEFGMSFPKGHSKMKSLFQWLAYSKESIPQMLMQELIEHHEYYLQLNERIAGQDNKLKQLVEQNEDAQLLKSIPGVGNLTASQCLADISDVGHFKNGRQLAAWIGLVPHQYSTGGKTTLLGISKRGNKALRTLFIHGARSILSRPEVAVAVFGEWILELRARKPFNVAVVALANKLVRIAWSVLSTKQAFEVRV